In Ammospiza caudacuta isolate bAmmCau1 chromosome 2, bAmmCau1.pri, whole genome shotgun sequence, a genomic segment contains:
- the LOC131572315 gene encoding SAM domain-containing protein SAMSN-1-like isoform X2 gives MLKRKPSNASEKEKSQKPKRTSSFGSFDRFRHHSISKTDDSAEISELETISDIGEAVQIKAASNGGSLSKKMRAISLTMRKKMGKKYIKALSEEMNEEGKEDSDPGGGAHTEKVSLKTSDSLESLYSLNSGQSSSSGVTSCSDGTSNRDSLRLDDEVPYNGPFCGRAKVHTDFTPSPYDTDSLKIKKGDIIDIICKTPMGIWTGMLNNKVGNFKFIYVDIILEEEAAPRRINPHRGSKRTKPKTLQELLECVHLQEYASTLLLNGYETLEDLKDLHESHLIELNISDPEDRARLLSAIENLQDCDIEEQQKSEDGQETQNLSTHQSFDKSQLNDCPRDSGCYISSENSDNGKEEADPEALCDMVQSITISESN, from the exons CGcaccagcagctttgggagctTTGACCGTTTCAGGCACCACTCGATATCAAAGACAGATGATTCAGCTGAG ATATCTGAGCTGGAGACTATAAGTGACATTGGGGAGGCAGTACAAATCAAAGCAGCAAGCAATGGAGGAAGCCTGAGTAAGAAGATGAGAGCCATTTCACTTACCATGAGGAAAAAGATGGGCAAAAAATACATCAAGGCACTCTCTGAGGAGATG aatgaagaaggaaaagaagacaGTGATCCTGGTGGTGGAGCACACACTGAGAAGGTCTCCCTGAAAACCAGTGACTCTTTGGAAAGTCTCTACAGTCTGAACAGTGGCCAGAGCTCATCTA GTGGGGTGACCAGCTGCTCGGATGGCACCAGCAACAGGGACAGCCTGCGCCTGGACGACGAGGTGCCCTACAACGGCCCCTTCTGCGGCCGCGCCAAGGTGCACACCGACTTCACACCCAGCCCTTACGACACTGACTCGCTCAAAATCAAG AAAGGAGACATCATAGATATCATCTGCAAAACCCCCATGGGCATATGGACAGGCATGCTGAACAACAAAGTAGGAAATTTCAAGTTCATTTATGTGGATATTATCTTGGAGGAAGAAGCTGCACCCAGAAGGATAAACCCACACAGAGGAAGCAAAAGGACCAAGCCTAAAACACTGCAAGAGCTCCTGGAATGTGTCCACCTGCAG GAATACGCCTCGACCCTCCTGCTGAATGGCTATGAAACTCTAGAGGACTTAAAGGATCTGCATGAAAGCCACCTTAttgaattaaatatttctgacCCAGAAGACAGGGCAAGGTTGTTATCAGCAATTGAAAATCTCCAGGACTGTGACA TTGAAGAACAGCAGAAAAGTGAGGACGGGCAGGAGACGCAGAACTTGAGCACTCACCAGAGTTTTGACAAATCACAGTTAAATGACTGTCCAAGAGATTCTGGCTGTTACATCTCATCAGAAAATTCAGATAATGGTAAAGAAGAAGCAGACCCAGAAGCCCTGTGTGACATGGTGCAGTCAATAACAATCAGTGAGTCAAACTGA
- the LOC131572315 gene encoding SAM domain-containing protein SAMSN-1-like isoform X1 — protein sequence MPALSVFPNQSFAPPLWLPEGCSTSVAPEAASWPFLPGGEDWNSVIGKLGAHKAFRTSSFGSFDRFRHHSISKTDDSAEISELETISDIGEAVQIKAASNGGSLSKKMRAISLTMRKKMGKKYIKALSEEMNEEGKEDSDPGGGAHTEKVSLKTSDSLESLYSLNSGQSSSSGVTSCSDGTSNRDSLRLDDEVPYNGPFCGRAKVHTDFTPSPYDTDSLKIKKGDIIDIICKTPMGIWTGMLNNKVGNFKFIYVDIILEEEAAPRRINPHRGSKRTKPKTLQELLECVHLQEYASTLLLNGYETLEDLKDLHESHLIELNISDPEDRARLLSAIENLQDCDIEEQQKSEDGQETQNLSTHQSFDKSQLNDCPRDSGCYISSENSDNGKEEADPEALCDMVQSITISESN from the exons ATGCCAGCCCTAAGTGTGTTCCCAAACCAGTCCTTTGCTCCTCCTCTTTGGTTGCCCGAAGGATGTTCTACCTCTGTTGCTCCTGAGGCTGCCTCATGGCCATTCTTGCCTGGTGGAGAAGATTGGAACTCTGTAATAGGAAAGCTGGGAGCTCACAAGGCTTTT CGcaccagcagctttgggagctTTGACCGTTTCAGGCACCACTCGATATCAAAGACAGATGATTCAGCTGAG ATATCTGAGCTGGAGACTATAAGTGACATTGGGGAGGCAGTACAAATCAAAGCAGCAAGCAATGGAGGAAGCCTGAGTAAGAAGATGAGAGCCATTTCACTTACCATGAGGAAAAAGATGGGCAAAAAATACATCAAGGCACTCTCTGAGGAGATG aatgaagaaggaaaagaagacaGTGATCCTGGTGGTGGAGCACACACTGAGAAGGTCTCCCTGAAAACCAGTGACTCTTTGGAAAGTCTCTACAGTCTGAACAGTGGCCAGAGCTCATCTA GTGGGGTGACCAGCTGCTCGGATGGCACCAGCAACAGGGACAGCCTGCGCCTGGACGACGAGGTGCCCTACAACGGCCCCTTCTGCGGCCGCGCCAAGGTGCACACCGACTTCACACCCAGCCCTTACGACACTGACTCGCTCAAAATCAAG AAAGGAGACATCATAGATATCATCTGCAAAACCCCCATGGGCATATGGACAGGCATGCTGAACAACAAAGTAGGAAATTTCAAGTTCATTTATGTGGATATTATCTTGGAGGAAGAAGCTGCACCCAGAAGGATAAACCCACACAGAGGAAGCAAAAGGACCAAGCCTAAAACACTGCAAGAGCTCCTGGAATGTGTCCACCTGCAG GAATACGCCTCGACCCTCCTGCTGAATGGCTATGAAACTCTAGAGGACTTAAAGGATCTGCATGAAAGCCACCTTAttgaattaaatatttctgacCCAGAAGACAGGGCAAGGTTGTTATCAGCAATTGAAAATCTCCAGGACTGTGACA TTGAAGAACAGCAGAAAAGTGAGGACGGGCAGGAGACGCAGAACTTGAGCACTCACCAGAGTTTTGACAAATCACAGTTAAATGACTGTCCAAGAGATTCTGGCTGTTACATCTCATCAGAAAATTCAGATAATGGTAAAGAAGAAGCAGACCCAGAAGCCCTGTGTGACATGGTGCAGTCAATAACAATCAGTGAGTCAAACTGA